The DNA segment tggaatagaaacatgttGAAATACTTTTACGTTTTAGGGCccgagctttcctttgagttatcataagttgcTTCCTTCCCGATTTTGTTTTTTCATCTTAAgtaattactcatggcaggtttcttttccattgccgccacccgtgagattatttcagcctctctgactttcagcttgacatttttgtggctgtgttgcccaccctacaggccacatacttgctggtaagcttcctagttcttttcctccactgtgaatcgatgtttttcctgtacagatacctgaacactctcccagcccatttactttcttccatattcctcagcggTTCTTCATACTCacttttactgcgagcttccctcacttcaaaagtagtccagcccatatcaccctgcacagcttcatttgtagtcttcccgtgagcgcccattgcccggcgacccactgacctttgcttcccatcgagtcctgattgtacccctgatttaaagcaaacaaccgcatttccacaAGTAAGTCCTGgcaccattacacctttccacatacctcggaagacctcgtacctattgtatccccacagcgctctgtgcttcattatggttgcatttctcttccccttcactgttattgttttttcctgtgtttccatatatatattgaattcgtttatccatataccaaggtatttatattatgttaccgaggtatttcctggccctgtatctccactgtctgttcactgttttcattgaatacaatgaAACTTAATTTTTTAACACTAAATCTCAGACCCAGATTCTAACCTTCATGTCCAAAGATATTAGCTAGATGTTGCCTATCACTTCGCTTATTAGCTAGCAACAAaacgtcgtccgcataaaacaaacctgaaaGGTGCTGCTTTGCTACaatacccgcctgtttgtatgatcgATTAAACCGGATATTGCTTCCCTCTAGCGCCttttccatccttaccatgtataTTATAAATAGCGGAAAAGATAGaagcccccccaccccctccccgtCTCAGTCACTTGTCGATATCAGCATGCTCCTCGCTTCTTATCCCTTGCCATTCAtcgcaaactgtattttctaggtaaacctcTCTCAAAAGCTATATACAGTGATTGCCTATGCATTCCCCTTCTAGAATAACCCATAATATGTTTCGGTTTACGTTCCCATATGCTCCGGTAATGTCCATAAAAGCCACATATAGCGGCCCCttttcttctctggatatttcaatacagtgagtaaggacaaataaccTATCATCGAGACGcctaccgattctgaagccattctgaactTCTCCAAATAcaccattattctctgtccatgcttgcaacTTTAATTTAATcccctgcattgctaacctgtatattacctatgtaatcGCCcgcggtctatatgagtgaatactacccgccgtggttgctcagtggctatggtgttgggctgctgagcacgaggtcgcgggatcgaatcccggccacggcggccgcatttcgatgggggcgaaatgcgagaactcccgtgtgcttagatttaggtgcacgttaaagaaccccaggtggtcaaaatttccggagtcctcaactacggcgtgcctcataatcagaaagtggttttggcacgtaaaaccccaaatattattatgagtGAATACTGTATTTTCCCCTTTTATGAATTAAGTTTATTCTACTATgtcaccaactgtctggtattcgtctatctttaaAGTTTTTGATGGTACTGCTTTCaatagagcttccttactttttggttctagttcattaatcagcctaacaggaacctcgtTTAGCCCTGTGGCAgtgcgcttcggaattttctcgtcgacttctttcgagttgaaatttgtcagcaccatgTCTTTTTTCATCTAGTTCTCTTTCATGCTGTATTTTTCCTTGGATAGATTCAGCTGTTATATTTatgatgtaatttaatgccgcgtacctttccagtttgtttccatcttcgtctaggatatgttgtattgttccagacttcctgccttatatgtttatgtggttccaaaatagtCTAGGTGTGGTCTTCTTTTTcgcacgtatttctgacaaccaacgttcactgtcagcttttatctttgcttgaaccagtatttgaaccataaacGTTTTCTCCCGTTacatttcccattttctggctacttcatcctgcggtaactgccattttttttgccCACCTGTGCTCTCTTGATCCTTTCTGTGGTTCGGCGAtagcttctcgtatctccctgttccaccagcttttcggtttctttttacttgcaaacgtaactggccagctcttcaaatcggcggtgtctgtctgaggccgcgaagcaagcgaacggGGAAGGCGCGTGGAGGTGAAGAGAATTTCGCGCCGGGAAAAATACGAAGGAGCGCGCTCAGCGTGCGGCAACGTACCGCTTCCTAGAggctccgggacatgaacgtttgagtgcagtggggccgtgcgggggcccaaggacctgcgtgtccgcaactcccctgtgtgcaataaagttatcaccaccaccaccttcctGGAGGAATGTGTAGAtaacgttgagcgaagtggggatGGAGAAACGAAGCGAAGCGTCACGGAGGAGGAAGGTGGGCGGATGCGCGCTGGGTTGGCCTCCTGCGCAGTTGCTTCAGGTTTTCTTTGCCTTGCGTACGTTCTTAATTCGTCTCGTGGTAACATCGTCCGCGCGCGTcatacgctgtgtgtgcgagtgaaagcatgcgatggTGAGTCAAATATGGGGGCTAAATCGAGCGTACGCAACGGGAGGAAGCGCATCATGGCATCagaggtggggaggggggaagTCGTAGTACTTCGGCCTCGCGCGGTCTCGTGGGCTTTATCTGGAAagtgatctgctttgggggcacagtcgaggtgggccgacggctcctAGCTTTGCGCACGCTGTGTTCTCACCactcagtttgtgttgaagcgttagacagcacgaaggtcacttcgctcgctgctactgccgcgattcctcacgccagcgttttgacagcgagtgtccgcggtgttgcatctgggtcgcaagccccaagggtagcgttcgcctggcggcctggggcacagctggaagcatccgaaggtcctggcaaaggaccTTCGGATCGCAAAAGAGCGGAaaagcatcgcaaaagagcggccggtcaggtcgaccgaagtggagagacgggagagcacgttactcgacggaagaattcgaagcctctcttggcgtccgggggcagctgcttttatactctcggagtcgagggcaagaaggaacggctcgggatgaggcgcacgtgacggcggcgcccggacacgttgagacgagaagtgacgcatctgccgggccggcgccgctcagacctcctcgcttcacagttggggagctcctctccccggctgccgcgctttgacaagcgtgggtaccaacatgtacacaaacacacacacacacacacacacacacacacgaagacacgtggcactgaaacatgcctggacgcgcttggcacgaagcgttgcggcagcgctaaacgggccaaaatgtccgccgctttgaacgaagccccggcgtccgttgcatccgcgccggctatgccgcgcgtcgtaggcgaaacgtaacagcggtAGTCCAGTGTGCAGTTTTCACGTTTGCCTTTGTGCGCTGACATCATGCTAGGTACTCTTgatggtaagcgaatgtttacaacgggGCGTTTTACTCTAATGGCTGCTACATATGGCGCGCCCGCGCAAGCCCTCTCTCGAATACGATATGCGATGCGCACAATGTCGGCGTAAAGGCGCACCGACGGCTAATAGCGTCGTGTGcactatagcacccatacgctttcACGTCACCCGCGTAACGATGGGAAACGTCACTGCAACTTTTTCCTTTCCAGCGAACATGCTGCTTCTGTTTCTGTATTTCGGCCGTAATAACACTCATAAACTCAATATATGCCCActtttgcttggccatttgccaagttcttcctcgactctcgtgactatatttgttattggTTCAGCGTTCAAATGTGGAGTGGTCATTCTTCGCTCCTCGCTCTCTTtgccaactacatatcccattccGAAAAGGGTGCGtgtatggtcactccctatggtGCTATACCCTTCCTTGTCAATCACTATTTCTCTCAGTTTATCATAAGTTCCTTCTGTCGTCAAACAGTAATCAATCGTCGATTGCTAGTTTCCAACTTATCAGGGGATCGGCCCATCATACTTGGGCCCTGTATTCacaataacgaggttatgtttcTCACGAAGATCTAGCATTTATTTCTCATTGTTTtcagtatagccatctagatcctgtatgtgggtatTCATGTGTCCTAATAGGGTACTTTCGACGTCGTTCACGAAGCCCTTAATAACAGCACTTAGGTATTCTACTAATTCTTGATTCTTTTCTCTACAAGCATTTCCgatccacaaatacgttacgcccagttAAGCTTTCTTTCAAGTCATTGTGCATGATAACCAAATATGCTCTTGACATTTtttaatttactcttttccatttggctccctgatggatgagcattccgactcccctccctttctttccaatTTAGTTTTGTTGCACCCTTTCACAACATAATTCGCAATCACTGGCGGCTGTTCCGAGTCTCTATTTGTGGTGCGTTTCGGTCCCGGCATACATCCCTATTTGTTCtatatttaactgctcctcaatttttaaccacttttcctttcttctaccaCCCTGCATGCTTATGTAGCATATTACATggtgagctctctttcttgctttcctcctttttctgttattgacggcgatgctgttCTGAAGTTCTCCTATTCACCTTATTCAGTGCTACAGACTgcggcctcctgagcgcccgtgggcacTCCAAAAAAGCAACTGGGCggccagcaagtcgccagcccgcTTCTGGTCCAAGCCTGTGAGGGAAGTGTATCTCGACTCCTTCAAGATACGAATGTGCTGGCGAACAGTCAAAACACGGGAATGAGAAGCGAACGACGAGACCGAAGGCGCTCACGGTGATTCCTGTGATTTCGCACTGCGGGTTTTAAGGCCTGGTGTACAGTAAAACGCGTTTTCGTGTGTCTGCTTTTGAGAAAAGTCGCCACTTGTAGCAGGCAGACGACCATTCATGGCATCAAGCAACATATTACGTAAAAAGCTAGTGCAAACTGCGACGTAAGTGCACCCCGCGAACAGAGCTCACCGCGGCAAGCTAGGATATGAAACTCCAGCAGTTATATTTCAGGTGTTGTTTTCCTGTGCGCGAGTTAACATTGTCGCTTATGTCATCATGTGAATAGGGGAAGAGCACAAAAATTACGGACAAATAAAGGAGACGTACGTCTCCCTTTGTTTCTTGAATCTTTTCGCCGATCACACATGTGTCGGTAAGTTCTCTTTGTCTGTCCCTTGTAATTGTTTTCATCTTTCCAATGCTTCGCGATCGTTAATGTCTTAGAAACCAGTCAAATCTTTATTCATAGTCCATTTCACACAGCTTCGCGCCGTCGGTGGCATTTGCATTCGCCGTCGATGCTCCGCAAACAGTCATAGGCCGGGCGCAACCAGAGTTGGGAAACGCGAGGAAAGTAAACATAGCAAAAAAGGAAGACTGATTCGTTGATAAGACGACAAAATGGCTGCGACAAAAGTAAGTGTTCGCCTTCGGCGCCAAAGCTACAGAGACGTTACATCTGCGGTGGCGAAGACATCCAATTCCCAAGGGATACGAAGGTCTTTCGTATGAAAGGCTCCTTTACTTATGTTAGAAAAAACTAGACCATAGCGAAGCAACATCGGAAATGTACAGTACTCCGAGACCGAAACGCGCTATTCGGACTATGCGGCTGCCACCGTTccatctttttgttttttcgccacAGGTGAGCTCTAGGTGGTTGCTACGGCACGAAATGCTGTCACAGTGCATCAAAAAGGTTCTCGTTATCACGGTATATAAAGAAGCACCAACTCGGTGTCCTTAGCGCTTACAGTCGGTGCAAAAAGCGCCAGCGACGATGAGCTTGGCGTATCGCTtttcaattgctgagcactgtGCGTACACTGTTGGCCACACACTGCGTGTATCCCGCCTTTCCGCTGTTCTACGTGTTGAGGCCGCGATGAAAAACGATCGAAGTGAATGACCTAACGAGCTTCAGTCATATTTCACTAACTATTCGTGCACCCAAAAACGCAACACGTTTAGTCAGATCTAATTTCACGAGTTATTTCGGCAATGCAAAACAGAAAAAACCACGGAACGTATTAAGTCAACGAAGTTGGTGGCTGCGCCTGCTGCGCCCAGCGCGGCGGCCACACGAGTTTGGTTGTGAGGTTTATATTACATCACAGCATGGCCACAATCCACGATGCCAAATGCTTTATGTCGTAATTGCACTGTGTATTTCACGAAACGCGATATTCGCGAGGGCACTCAATATAGTAGCATTAGCAGGCTGCTCGCTTCAATTAAGCTCAAGAACGGCAGTAAAAAAGAAGCACGACGTGCATTAACTTTATGCTCAACCTCACCTTCTTTATTTACTAACATCACTTGTCAGGAAATTATACTACTTTATCAACTAAATAAACGAAGAGATGTATACAAGGGGACAAACACAGGTGCAAGAAGAGCCGCATAGCATAACCAGGCGTAAGAGCTTAATTTTCAGAGAATATTGGCGATAACGGAGCAACCCAAGGCAATTTACACAAGGAAGGAGAACAATACAATATGCTGTTGTCCACACTTTGCTGTCTGAAAACAAGACACCGTTTCTTCGAAAGTCCAAAACACAGACGAAATAGATAAAAAGAATTGTATATACAAAGTATATTACACGATTTCGCGTAAACTACCTGTAAACCATGACCACACAACGCATTGCAGTTCACGAGATTTAGGCGTTTGAGATTGCAGGTTTAAAGCTGTCTTTTGTAAAAAAGGTAGTGCAGCCAATACATAACGAAAACAGAAAAAACTATGTGAAACGTTTATCTCGTGTCTAGCGACGCGAACGTCGATGGCTGCGAGAGACAGTGCTACACTTGGAGTAGTCGGTACTAATCCTACTTCTGGACGTGTCGCGGAGCCCGGAGTCAAGCGTCTTCTTCATGTATTCCATGCTACGTTTCCTCACAGCCGACGCGGGCCGGTGTTCCATCTTGGTGCACTCTACCGAGGTAGCCTGCGGTAGGTCACTCTGGGCGAACATCGATGCCATAAGAAGAGTGCCGGCCACCGCGTGCCCAAGGTCAGCACGACTGAGCCCAAGGACCTCCAGCACTACCGTGGCACACACGGCGCCTAGGCGTCCACAGGCGAAGACCCAGCACACCGCCGTACCACGGATGGCTGTAGGGAAAAGCTCGAGAGTGTAGACGAAGCAAAGGACAGAGCCAGAGTAGAAGAGCGCCGTGGCCACCATGACCAGGGCCTGGCTCATAAGCCCGGCACCCGCGCCGACCGCTAGACTCAGTAGGCATTGAAGAATGCCGAGCACcgaaaaccacacattcattacAGTCAGTATGTTGAGCCTCGTGATTAGCAGGTGCATTATCGCGTAGCCTAACAGGTTCAGAGAGAATGACCCCAGAGTGTACCAGGGCGCATTTAGATTCCCAGTGGCGAACGACGGGATGAACACGGAGAACGTGATGGAGAAATAAGAAAGGCTCAAAATCAGAGCGCGCCGCCGCATGGCGTACCCACTGAGCATGTCCTGGTCGATGGAAGGCAGGCGAGCGGCGTTCCTGACCATCGCCGTCTTGACCTTGTCCAGTGTCAACGCCGTGTATTGGATGGGAAAGTGGTTGATCGCGGCCGCACTCATCATAACCGCCTCCGCAGCATAGAAATGAGCCTTTGCGACCAGCCAGCGGGGTGACTCGAAGACGACGCAGAAGGCCGGCAGCACGAGCACGGTCGGAAATGTAAACACCACGTGCTTCAGCATCCAACCGAGCTTGACTGTTGCGACGGTGGCATACCACATGTCGGAAAGCAGAAGGCCCAGCGTTCCGGCAAAGATGATATGGAGCGGCCGGTTATTGTGCGTGGTAATCTCGAAGGCGGACAGGACAGTAATATTCATGAGTGCGGTGACGCTTCCCGAGCTGACAAACTTCACTGCCACGAACATCACGTAGCTTTTAGAAAGGCATGCGGCGACAGTGGAGACGATGAGTGCTACCGCGCATGTCAGGATCACGGGCAACCGACCTATGGCGTCGGCGAGCGATCCAGCGACGACTGTGAACAGGAAAGAGCCGAAGCTGTGGAccgcaatcatcaacgagacgaGTATCCGCCTCTGACAGACGAGGTCCCAGTCACTCATGATGCTAGTGCGCGCCGGCTCGTCATCGTCGTCGAACACCCACTCACCGCAGGGAATCGTGTTGGGGGTACTGCCGTTTGGTTCCTCCGGATGCTCGTAGCGGCGACAGAGGCTTAATTCGCCATCTGCTTCTTTGGGGATTAACAAACTCCTCCATGCGACCGGAGAGCTGTTGTAATGCGGCGGCGGCGCCGGAAGCTTGCATCTGTATTTAACGTCTGTCATAATCAACTGGAGTACAAAGCCGTGGAGGTTCGCAAGGAAGGTAGCGATGGTGCAGAGCAGCAGCAGGCGCTTTTGGAAGGTGCCGTGGCCGAAGGCGTCGGCGCAGTCGAAGGACTCGCTGGTCAAAAGGTCCTTGGACAGCAGCCGTCGTGGCACCAGGATGTCCATTACTAAGATCTGCACAGTGCCTTCTTTGACGAAGGAGCAAGCAACAGCCAGTACAGTCGCTGGAAACGTTGCGTACGCTGGCGAGACAGCTTCTTCTTTGACACGTGAGAAGATGGCGCGCGGTCTCGTGGCATGGTGATGATGATCCCAAACGACGGCACACACCCACGTGGGTGAATTCGCCATAAAGCGGATGATACAACTATAAAAAAAGATGCGGAGGGATGGGAACAATAGCAGTACTACTAATAAAATGAGATTAGGCTTACAATATTTTGAAAAGGAGTTGACCACCATGAACAACATCGCTCATCTTCATCTATAGATATCAACATTGGGGGCGTCATGTTCCATTCTTTGGAGGGCCCCATAATACAAGGGCTGCCTTGCAAATGGTCGAGGGGcgtactgtgtttttttttttcacgtaaatATTTACGTACGAGAAAACGATTAAGAAGAATGTTTTGCTCCCAGCCATAACATTACAATATATAAGGAAAAAGACAGGGAATTAAGTGAAATCTGCAAAATGCAGAACTAAAGAAAGGCTTCATAACTGTAGGTCTATTTGATTCACCGTGCACTACGTGAACTGGTCACGGTGGTGGGGTCTACGTGCCGTCGTCGTGCATGGTGCAGTTCAGCAAGTGCAGCAGGCAGCAGCGCGATAGTAGCGCCCTCACCGAAACGAAGGTGAGAGTGCAGCTAACGTGCAAGCCTTCTGTTACAGTCGGTTACCTTCGAGCGTGCTGTGGAAAAATTCGGCACCACTGCTTTTCCGTTACGTTGCCTGTGAATCAGCGATGGTCTCCCTTTGAAGTGAATTGTGTAGTTTTAGGTGCCAATACCAcgttccgattatgaggcatgccgtagtgggagactctgggttaattttgaccaccagggaatcaTTAAAGCCCCCAATGCATCGCACACGGCCGTTTTTCACTTCGCCCCCtttcaaatgcggccgccgcggctgggatttgatcccaccaCCGCATGCTTGGCAGTGCAACACTATAagcgctaagccaccgtggcggatGGACTCCCTGTCCGCGGTCGTTGAATTCGCCATGAAAGTCGTTGACTCTGACAGTGAGGATGCACATTACGATGAACTTCGTAACGAGGATTGTATTGAATCTTGCGAGATAACACAATAATCACTGCCACGCTACTGTGAAGATGTTGTGAATAACAATTACGACTTTTAATTCAAGGATCACTTCCGTCTTTCGCGGTGCACGCTTGACGCACTTGTAGTCCGTTTTGAAGTCTCTTCCTTCTGTGCAAGTGCGATAGGAGGACGGCCCCGGAAAAGCGTTGAAAAAAAAGTATCTGGTGATTCTAACCCATTTTGACCATCAGTACTGCACGTATGCGCTGGCGGACAGTTTTGATGTCACCGACTGTTCTTTACAAGCATAGAAGGACAGGGCGTTAGCATTATTGAATGCACTGAGCACTGAAGTAATAGCGTAGCTGAACATGATTGTCGGCATTGATTTTTTATTATTCCATTCCGCCCTCATCGATTTTTGCGCTGATATTGTGCAGCTTGGCCTAACAGGTGGAAAATATCCACCCGTATTAGTCAAGAGGCAgcgggctccatgctacagttatatcgagccctttttatcggattcctacgctatagctctaCCGTGCTTGCTGAAACATGCAAATCATATCTTCGCCGAACTTCAGAGTGTGCACGCACAGGCACTACGCGTTTGCCTAGGTCTTCCGCCGAGCGTCTCAGCAGCAGGAACggttataatggctcaagaccgtCTGATCACGACTTATATGAGCACTGACACGCTCAGGGCCCATATTCATcgtgtttcacggatgcagtcaagctctcttgcctgcctgccaatACGACGGCCACAGGCGTCATTCTCCAACGTGGTCAGTTTCCATTgtgcctccctaccatcgggcttcacatcATCAGCACGTTCAACATCAGCTCGAAACGGCAGTTGTTCGGCAATTGGGCGCAGATATGCGCGAGTAGAgcaagttcgaggcaaagggtaccggcggaacagtcgatcaaagttgaatgcgccgtaagaaagtcgagtccgaggactaggtcatggggacaattggacagcactgcaaaaagaacaagaACGTGGCGGTCAGCTATACTTATACGGGAAGTGCACATTCCAGTGACGGCAACAGTGctaccatcggccacgcgtacggctccATAAGTAGGAAGCgcgagaaccttcctcagtcgacaacgggggttacaactcattatggacaaCTGAGCTCCAGTATCTTTTAACGCCGTGAA comes from the Dermacentor variabilis isolate Ectoservices chromosome 2, ASM5094787v1, whole genome shotgun sequence genome and includes:
- the LOC142570385 gene encoding solute carrier family 22 member 7-like codes for the protein MDILVPRRLLSKDLLTSESFDCADAFGHGTFQKRLLLLCTIATFLANLHGFVLQLIMTDVKYRCKLPAPPPHYNSSPVAWRSLLIPKEADGELSLCRRYEHPEEPNGSTPNTIPCGEWVFDDDDEPARTSIMSDWDLVCQRRILVSLMIAVHSFGSFLFTVVAGSLADAIGRLPVILTCAVALIVSTVAACLSKSYVMFVAVKFVSSGSVTALMNITVLSAFEITTHNNRPLHIIFAGTLGLLLSDMWYATVATVKLGWMLKHVVFTFPTVLVLPAFCVVFESPRWLVAKAHFYAAEAVMMSAAAINHFPIQYTALTLDKVKTAMVRNAARLPSIDQDMLSGYAMRRRALILSLSYFSITFSVFIPSFATGNLNAPWYTLGSFSLNLLGYAIMHLLITRLNILTVMNVWFSVLGILQCLLSLAVGAGAGLMSQALVMVATALFYSGSVLCFVYTLELFPTAIRGTAVCWVFACGRLGAVCATVVLEVLGLSRADLGHAVAGTLLMASMFAQSDLPQATSVECTKMEHRPASAVRKRSMEYMKKTLDSGLRDTSRSRISTDYSKCSTVSRSHRRSRR